The following is a genomic window from Meriones unguiculatus strain TT.TT164.6M chromosome 7, Bangor_MerUng_6.1, whole genome shotgun sequence.
CAACTCAGCCTCTCTGACCCAGGCATCACACATCTGCCTGCTTTGCTGATGGGTAACCGACAGGAGGCTGAGAGGCTTGCCCAGGATGATTTAATTCCCTTGTGCCTGTATCTAGCCTGGGCACTTCTTTCAGTGTGTCATAAGGACCTGTTTAGAAACTTCTCTGCCTGGAATGCAGCCCCAGGGCTCAGTCCTACTGTTGGGTTTAGAGTTGTCTCTCTTATTCTCTCCTGTCTGACCCTACTCaagtacagaagaaagaaagaaagaaagaaagaaagaaagaaagaaagaaagaaagaaagaaaggaaggaaggaaggaaggaaggaaggaaggaaggaaggaaggaaagaaggaaggaaggaaggaaggaaggaaaaagaagagaaagaaaaagaaaaagaaataccagAGATAGGTCCAGTGGTCTCACCATCTCCAACCCAGCTTCTTTTGGACAACTCACCCTGCCCCCAATTCCTGGGAGAGAATTCTAGAATCTGTTTTCTCTTGAGCCTTTATGTGATTTCCCTGCTGTCTCCCTTCCGAGGACCTTTCTCTGTAACCAAGAAGTTGGCCTGCTCAGAGCCATTAACTCCACCCTGAAGCCTGGCGTGGTCCCCAAACGCAGGGGGCAGCACAGGAAGTTTAGATGAGCCCTGCCTGTGACTCCACCTCCCCCTGTCTTTCGAGTTAAGCTCTTACACTTGAGATGCTGCCCCTGCCCTCAATGGACTGTCACGTGACTCTGGATCACACGGGAACTTAGTGGAGGCTACAGAGATATTTGAAGAGATGTTTGAAATTGTGGTTGTAGGAGCAACCACAACTCCTAGGGGCTTAGTGATCAGTGACTCAGCAGCAGTGTCCCTCCCAAGGAGACAGAGTGTCACCCTGCCCAGGTCTCTGGTTCTAACTggcctgttttctcctcctgccCCTAACCTCATTCTGACACTCTCCCTTCCATCCATCCAGCCTTGTCGTCAGCACACATTCTCTGTAGGATCTTCTGTAAGTAGCTCTACCCAATGACTtggcttgaggccagcctaagacAAGCAATTCAGAGTCTTGCAGAAGTGCAGGCTAGCACACAGGCCCCTCTTTGGCCAGGCTAGCCATGCCCTCTGACTTGTGCCCAGACCTCTAGCAAAACCTACACGGTGAAATCTGCAAATTCAGGAGATCCATTGTGCCCCAACCCCAGCCTGACaactcccttcttctccctccccgtGTGTCCCAAGGGAGGTCAGGCCCCAGGGCTCACAGCACAGCAAGGAGGCCACCGTGGTTCTTGGAAACAGAGGCTGGTAGAACGCCCTGGTGGCCCAGGAGGCCCGGCTCTCCTTGGGGCATTCAGAATCTTTGGTCCTCTTCGGGTCATATTCTCTGTTGACACAGAACTCCACTCATACAGTGACCCCCTATACCTCcgaaaataaaaaagagcagtTAAGACCCCCCCAAGTTGTCTGTCACTCTCTCCTTCAGAATTTCACTCCAGACGTACCCCTGAATCCTTCCAGCAAGGGCCGCAAGACATTACCAGTGACACCCGAAGGCAGAGATGAAGAAAGAGCAAACAGAACTGAGCTTTAAATCCCTCTAGAAGAGAAGTCAGGAGATGAGAAAGGGTTTCCCCGCCAAGGCTCCGATACCCGACTCTTCTCCCGGGGAAATGCCTGCCACACTGAGGTGCCCAAATTCTTTCCCTGAACAAAGCATAGGACTTACCATGATGGAAAAGATGAGGGGGATGAGGTTGAGGGGCCAGACAGGGCAGAAGCAAGAGGCAATGGCAAGGACCAGGTAATCTTTGGGGGCTTCTTGGTCCTGGGCGTAGGAGGTGGTGATGACAGAGGACGCTCGCCGAGAGCTGGCCCGGGAAGGGGAGCCAGGGAGGGAAGGCTGACGGTGGCCCTCAGAGATGACCTTGAAGGGCAGGCTGTGACCATTCTGCTCCAGGTCCAGAGTCCCCGACAGAGACTTGGACAGACTCAGGGCTTTGTCATCCTTGTTCTCCACTTTGGTGAGAAGCTTCTCCATCTCGGGCAGGTCCAGGGGTGAGGTGGAGCCCGGGTCTTGAAACTGAGTC
Proteins encoded in this region:
- the Trarg1 gene encoding trafficking regulator of GLUT4 1 — translated: MANPVQTQFQDPGSTSPLDLPEMEKLLTKVENKDDKALSLSKSLSGTLDLEQNGHSLPFKVISEGHRQPSLPGSPSRASSRRASSVITTSYAQDQEAPKDYLVLAIASCFCPVWPLNLIPLIFSIMSRSSVQQGDLDGARRLGRLARLLSITFIILGIVIIIVAVTVNFTVQK